The sequence gagctaagcccagagcacagtcgatgtatgaaggcgatttgcaaCAAGGACTTAggcgagagtgatgtcatgtatctagacatgtgtactgcttgtactattacatatgatgtgccaccggagggcactactatgggaaacttgtacaccagctgtaaggtcactaaggtgtgccaccagagggcacttcagtgggagacttgtaggttacctgtacaggtgtgcctggcctagtataaaaggcaggccaccatgtgtgatcttcactcaggagttatattaaatggacgaaggtcactacagttcaagtgcaatacattgcctcatggagtcattatcagagcatccaaagacataatttACAGCAAAAGAAAATGCTGTAGTCTTACATTTGCTCAGGTGCTTTGCTATGGGAATGTTTTGCTGACCAGTTTTCCGAGATGATGGAGTGATGGCTTTCACATTCCTACAGTCTGGAGGAGATGTTCCATGGACATTGTTTTGTAGCCAGAAATTACACGGTTTGATAATGTTTATAAGTCTATCATAATAAATAGTTTGGTAGTTACAGAAAATTCAGCCAAACACTGACTGCCGGACAGACTAACGTTTCACCAGATGTGAGCATGAGGATATTTATATTCCAAGGGATACCCCACTCAATGGATGGCCCAGcccactgagttccctatctcaggcAGCTTTCAGTGAACCTAATCCCCGATTGATCCCAAACTATCTCCCAGTGTAATTCTTTGTGCCGTAGCGAGCTTGAAATTTGTTGCTATATCTCTATTCTTGTTTCCTCCATGCCCGTCCCTAATCCTGAAATTAGTTTTTCATAAATAAGTAAAATTATATCATGATTCCCTTTTGTTATTCAGTATCCTAAAATCCGTTAACAACATAAATGCACATTTTCTTAAACAGGTTTCCGATGAGAACTGGTGATGAGGACAATAGTGAACCCCATGGCTGAATAACCTCCTGTTTAAGTCACTCCCTGCTTCTTTACTGGGAGGCAAAGATACTGAGAATTCAACTGAGCCATTGTCACAAACTAAGAATTCTGGGAGACAAAAGATCCTCGATTGCATTTATTGTATAAACACAAAATCATCTGAGGCAGAGCTCCAGGTAGGCCCCTCCCACCTGTGATGTCACTCAGTCAGGACATGCCAGAAGTCTCTGGAATTGTGCCACAATGTCATTGGGTGAAGTCATTCTTTCCTGCTCACCTGACATGAACCCAGCAATCTTCATTGTGGAAGTGTGTGGATTGCTGGGAGTGCAATATATAAGGCGGGTGTTCTGAGTTCTGCAGCAGATCAGAGACTGAAGACTTGGAGTCGACAGGATTCGGGTTTGAGAGAAGTGATACTTAGAACAAACAGCCATGGTGCTGAGCTTTCAGGCGTCCCAGTCTTCACATGTGAGCCAGCAGCCTGCAGTCACTCTGAGGCTGCTCCCACACAGTGTCTTTGAACAGCTCGAACACAACAGGCCGAAAGCAGTGGTGGAAGCAAGGAAGACCATGTATTGGCTTCATGAGCTGCTGGCAAAAGGATTGTCGGAGCTAAGATCAAAATATCAGGACAATGGTactgatgtcatagaaacatagaaacatagaaaataggtgcaggagtaggccattcagcccttcgagcctgcaccgccattcaatgagttcatggctgaacatgcaacttcagtaccccattcctgctttctcgccataccccttgatccccctagtagtaaggactacatctaactcctttttgaatatatttagtgaattggcctcaacaactttctgtggtagagaattccacaggttcactactctctgggtgaagaagtttctcctcatctcggtcctaaatggcttaccccttatccttagactgtgacccctggttctggacttccccaacattgggaacattcttcctgcatctaacctgtcgatacccatcagaattttaaacgtttctatgagatcccctctcattcttctgaactccagtgaatacaagcccagttgatccagtctttcttgatatgtcagtcccgccatcccgggaatcagtctggtgaaccttcgctgcactccctcaatagcaagactgtccttcctcaagttaggagaccaaaactgtacacaatactccaggtgtggcctcaccaaggccctgtacaactgtagtaacacctccctgcccctgtactcaaatcccctcgctatgaaggccaacatgccatttgctttcttaaccgcctgctgtacctgcatgccaaccttcaatgactgatgtaccatgacacccaggtctcgttgcacctccccttttcctaatctgtcaccattcagataatagtctgtctctctgtttttaccaccaaagtggataacctcacatttatccacattatacttcatctaccatacatttgcccactcacctaacctagccaagtcactctgcagcctaatagcatcctcctcgcagctcacactgccacccaacttagtatcatccgcaaatttggagatacatttaatcccctcgtctaaatcattaatgtacaatgtaaacagctggggccccagcacagaaccttgcggtaccccactagtcactgcctgccattctgaatagtacccatttactcctactctttgcttcctgtctgccaaccagttctcaatccacgtcaacacgctacccccaatcccatgtgcattaatctcttgtgtgggaccttgtcgaaagccttctgaaagtccaaatataccacatcagctggttctcccttgtccactctactggaaacatcctcaaaaaattccacaagatttgtcaagcatgatttgcctttcacaaatccatgctgacttggacctatcatgtcacctctttccaaatgtgctgctatgacatccttaataattgattccatcattttacccactactgatgtcaggctgaccggtctataattccctgttttctctccctccttttttaaaaagtggggttacattggctaccctccactccataggaactaatccagagtctatggaatgttggaaaatgactgtcaatgcatccgctatttccaaggtcaactccttaagtactctgggatgcagtccatcaggccctggggatttatcgtccttcaatcccaacaatttcgcaacacaatttcccgactaataaggattgctTTCAGTTCCTCCTTATGAAGACGGTCAATGAAGACGGTAAAAGCCAATCAGAGGGCAAGGATGGAGATGGCTTTTCTCTGTCCCTGGATGTCCAGCGGCTCTCCCCAGAAGAACTGAAGGTGAAAGTATTTGGAAGAAAAGTGCTGGTGACAGGAAAACACGAGAAGAAAAGTGATGATGGGAGCGGCTCTTACAGCTACAAATATGAAGAGTTCAGGAGAGAATTTCAGCTGCCAGAAGATGTCGATGCTCAAGCTCTTAACTGCTGTTTGTCACAGGACGGTCGGTTAAAGGTTCAAGCCCCACGCCTGGCACTGCCAGCTGTGAATGGACGAACCGTCCCCATCAACATCACCTCTGATACAACAACCGCTCCCCGGCTAAACCCAGGCAAAGAGGCACAGAAACAGGACGGTGGAAAGGATGAGGGGAACAAGGAAGAGGCGGAAGGAAAAAAGGACATTTAAGACTCATTTACATTAATATTTTCTCATATATAAGAAACAATATATGCAGAAATTAGTTTAAGACAATGATATGAAGTCACAATGCTAAACATTAATTCTTGTTTTTATCTTGTATTTCTGAAATTGTTCACTATGCCATTATTCACATTAGACGGTATTATAATTATATATGTGTATTGAGCCAATAAATATTTTGGAACAGTGATGTCCATGATTCACCTTGTTAACTTGTTAAATAGATAATATTACACAATTCAAAAACTAGCCACTTACTTCCTTTCACTCTCAGTAAAGGCACTCATTTGAATTTGGCTTAACTTAGAAACAGAAACAGgattcaaaaagttagtatgcagatagagcaagtaatcgggaaggcaaatggaatgttggtctttattgcaagggggatagagtataaaagcagagaagtcctgctacaactgtacagggtattggtgagaccacacctggagtactgcgtacagttttggtctccgtatttaaggaaggatatacttgcattggaggctgttcagggaaggttcagtcggttgattccggggatgagggggttgacttttgaagctaggttgagtaggttgggcttatactcattgcagtttagaagaatgagagatgatcttctcgaaacatatcagataatgatggggcccgacaaggtggatacagagagggtatttccactcataggggaaactaaaactagggacatagtctcagaataaagggccgctcatttcaaactgagatgagaaggaatttcttctcagagggttgtaaatctatggaattctctgcccagagaggtgttgaggctgtgtcattgaatatatttgaggctgagatagacagatttttgagtgataagggaa is a genomic window of Pristiophorus japonicus isolate sPriJap1 chromosome 21, sPriJap1.hap1, whole genome shotgun sequence containing:
- the LOC139234041 gene encoding heat shock protein 30C-like codes for the protein MVLSFQASQSSHVSQQPAVTLRLLPHSVFEQLEHNRPKAVVEARKTMYWLHELLAKGLSELRSKYQDNGTDTVNEDGKSQSEGKDGDGFSLSLDVQRLSPEELKVKVFGRKVLVTGKHEKKSDDGSGSYSYKYEEFRREFQLPEDVDAQALNCCLSQDGRLKVQAPRLALPAVNGRTVPINITSDTTTAPRLNPGKEAQKQDGGKDEGNKEEAEGKKDI